A window of the Carassius carassius chromosome 36, fCarCar2.1, whole genome shotgun sequence genome harbors these coding sequences:
- the LOC132116923 gene encoding volume-regulated anion channel subunit LRRC8A-like yields MIPITELRYFADTQPAYRILKPWWDVFSDYISIVMLMIAVFGGTLQVTQDKMICLPCKWVVNQTCEQLNVSVQLNVSVPLNAEPKGIQYNLDRHQYNYVDAVCYENKLHWFAKYFPYLVLLHTLIFLACSNFWFKFPRTSSKLEHFVSILLKCFDSPWTTRALSETVVEESDPKPAGKMNGSMDKKASSVSDQDVEASVPMLQRTKSRIEQGIVDRSESGVLDKKEGEQAKALFEKVKKFRIHVEEGDIVHRLYIRQIIIKVIQFLIIICYTMYYVHHIKFSVPCTVDIERLTGYRTYHCAHPLATLFKILACFYISLVVVYGLICMYTLYWIISRSLKRYSFESIREESSYSDIPDVKNDFAFMLHMIDQYDPLYSKRFAVFLSEVSENKLRQLNLNNEWTLEKLRQRITKNSQEKLELHLFMLSGIPDTVFDLVELEVLKLELIPDVTIPPIIAQLCNLREMWLYHTPAKIEAPALAFLRENLKSLHIKFTDIKEIPLWIYSLKNLGELHLTGNLSADNNRFIVIDGLRELKRLKVLRLKSNLTKLPQVVTDVGVHLQKLSINNEGTKLMVLNSLKKMVNLTELELLRCDLERIPHSIFSLHNLQEIDLKDNNLKTIEEIISFQHLHRLVCLKLWYNQIAYIPIQIGTLTNLERLYLNRNKIEKIPAQLFFCRKLRYLDLSHNNLTSIPTDIGFLQNLQYFAVTANRIEALPPELFQCKKLRTLNLGNNCLTVLPSRFGELTGLMQLELRGNRLEGLPVELSECRLLKRSGLIVEEDLFNTLPPEVKEQLWRADKEQA; encoded by the exons ATGATTCCCATCACTGAGTTGCGATACTTTGCTGATACACAGCCGGCGTATCGGATTCTGAAACCATGGTGGGACGTGTTTTCAGACTACATCTCCATCGTCATGCTGATGATCGCGGTGTTCGGCGGCACGCTGCAAGTCACGCAGGACAAAATGATCTGCTTGCCATGCAAATGGGTCGTCAACCAGACCTGCGAACAACTCAACGTCAGCGTGCAACTCAACGTCAGCGTGCCGCTCAACGCCGAGCCCAAGGGCATCCAGTACAACCTCGACAGACACCAGTACAACTATGTGGACGCCGTGTGTTACGAGAACAAGCTGCACTGGTTCGCAAAATATTTCCCGTATCTGGTGCTGCTGCACACGCTCATCTTTCTAGCTTGTAGTAACTTCTGGTTTAAGTTTCCGCGGACCAGTTCGAAGCTGGAGCATTTCGTGTCGATCCTGCTGAAGTGTTTCGACTCGCCGTGGACGACGCGCGCGCTTTCTGAGACCGTGGTGGAGGAGAGCGACCCCAAGCCGGCGGGGAAGATGAACGGCTCCATGGATAAGAAAGCCTCCAGCGTGAGCGACCAGGATGTGGAGGCAAGTGTTCCCATGCTGCAGAGGACCAAGTCCCGCATCGAGCAGGGCATCGTGGACCGTTCGGAGTCAGGCGTCCTGGATAAGAAGGAAGGAGAGCAGGCCAAAGCGCTGTttgagaag GTGAAGAAGTTCCGGATCCACGTGGAGGAGGGCGACATCGTTCACCGTCTCTACATCCGCCAGATCATCATCAAAGTCATCCAGTTCCTGATCATCATCTGCTACACCATGTACTACGTCCACCACATCAAGTTCAGCGTGCCGTGCACCGTGGACATCGAGCGGCTGACCGGTTATCGCACGTACCACTGCGCACATCCTCTGGCCACGCTCTTCAAGATCCTGGCCTGCTTCTACATCAGCCTGGTGGTGGTCTACGGCCTCATCTGCATGTACACGCTCTACTGGATCATCAGCCGCTCGCTAAAGCGCTACTCCTTCGAGTCCATCCGCGAGGAGAGCAGCTACAGCGACATCCCCGACGTCAAGAACGACTTCGCCTTCATGCTGCACATGATCGATCAGTACGACCCGCTGTACTCCAAACGCTTCGCCGTCTTCCTGTCGGAGGTCAGCGAGAACAAACTCCGACAGCTGAACCTGAATAACGAATGGACTTTGGAGAAACTCAGACAGAGGATAACCAAAAACTCGCAGGAGAAGCTGGAGCTGCACCTCTTCATGCTGAGCGGCATCCCGGACACAGTGTTTGACCTGGTCGAGCTGGAG GTGCTGAAATTGGAGCTGATCCCTGATGTTACGATCCCGCCCATAATCGCACAGCTGTGTAACCTGAGGGAGATGTGGCTTTACCACACGCCGGCCAAAATCGAGGCTCCTGCTCTGGCCTTTCTCCGCGAGAACCTCAAATCACTACACATAAAGTTCACAGACATTAAGGAGATCCCTCTGTGGATCTACAGCCTCAAGAACCTCGGCGAGCTTCATCTGACCGGAAACCTCAGCGCGGATAACAACCGGTTCATCGTCATCGACGGCCTGCGGGAGCTCAAGAGACTCAAGGTCCTGCGGCTGAAGAGCAACCTCACTAAACTGCCTCAG GTGGTGACAGATGTTGGCGTTCACTTGCAGAAGCTCTCCATCAATAACGAAGGGACCAAACTGATGGTTCTGAACAGTCTGAAGAAGATGGTGAACCTGACGGAGCTGGAGCTGCTGCGCTGCGATCTGGAGCGGATCCCGCACTCCATATTCAGTCTGCACAATCTACAG GAGATCGATCTAAAGGACAACAACTTGAAGACCATCGAGGAGATCATCAGCTTCCAGCATCTCCACAGACTGGTGTGCCTCAAGCTCTGGTACAACCAGATCGCCTACATCCCCATCCAGATCGGCACCCTCACCAACCTGGAGCGCCTCTACCTGAACAGGAACAAGATCGAGAAGATTCCTGCCCAACTCTTCTTCTGCAGGAAGCTGCGTTACCTGGACCTCAGCCACAACAACCTGACCAGCATCCCTACAGACATCGGCTTCCTGCAGAACCTGCAGTACTTCGCTGTGACAGCTAACAGG ATCGAGGCGCTGCCACCCGAGTTGTTCCAGTGTAAGAAGCTGCGGACGCTGAATCTGGGAAATAACTGCCTTACGGTGCTGCCGTCACGTTTCGGAGAGTTAACCGGCCTCATGCAGCTGGAGCTACGTGGAAACCGTCTGGAGGGATTACCGGTGGAGCTCTCCGAATGTCGCCTTCTCAAGCGCTCCGGGCTGATCGTAGAAGAGGACCTCTTCAACACCCTGCCGCCGGAGGTCAAAGAGCAGCTGTGGAGAGCCGATAAAGAACAAGCCTGA